Genomic segment of Mycolicibacterium psychrotolerans:
CGCCTCCCGCGAGGAGATGTCCACCGAGGCGAACGCGCTGTCCGGCATGTCCGCGAACACCTCGGCCATCCGCGAGGCGTCCCTGGCGATACCGAACACCGTCGCGCCCTTCTCGGCGAACAACCGGGCCGTCGTAGCGCCCAGCCCCGCCGACGCCCCCGTGACCAATGCGACCTTGCCGCTGAGCTGACTCATGGAAGGACCTTCTCACGGGCCCCTTGCGGCTCAGACCGCGGCGCGCGGTCGGACCGGCGGCACCGCCGCCAGCAGCGCCCGGGTGTACTCGTGCTCGGGTGAGCTGAACAGCTCCTCAGCGGGCCGGTTCTCCACCACCTCACCGTCGCGCATCACCAGCACGTCATGGCTCAGCTGCCGGATCACCGCCAGGTCGTGTCCGATCAGCAGGTAGGCCAACCCCAGCTCGTCCTGCAGCCGCGCCAGCAGCCCCAGGACGCGGGCCTGAACAGACACATCCAGCGACGCGGTGGCCTCGTCGAGGATCAGCAGATCCGGCTCGGCGGCCAATGCGCGCGCGATGCTGACCCGCTGACGTTGCCCGCCCGAGAGCTCGTGCGGGTAGCGCTGCGCGAACTCGGCCGGCAGGCCGACCAGGTCAAGGAGCTCGGCCACCCGCGCCCGCCGCGCCGCGGCGCCGTCGGCCAGCCGGTGCACCGCCAACGGCTCGGCGACCGAGGACTCCACGCGCGCACGGGGATTCAGCGACGAGAACGGATCCTGGAACACCAGTCCGATCCGCCGGCGCAGCGCCTTCACGTCGGCCCTACGCACCCCGAAGATGTCCGCACCGGCCAGCGTCGCGGTGCCGCGGTCGGGTTTCGCCAGACCCGTGAGCGCGGCGGCGACCGTAGACTTGCCCGAGCCGGATTCGCCGACCAGACCCAGTGTGGTGCCCCGACGGACGCGCAATGACACGTCCTTGACAGCGTGGATGGTCGAGCGGCCCACCGGGGTGGACACCGTGAACGACACGTCGAGTCCGTCGACCTCCAGCAGTGGATCGGCGTCGGGAACAGGTTGCGGCCCAGACGCATTCAGCACCGGCCGGGCGGCCAGCAGATCCCGGGTGTAGTCGTCACGGGGCCGGTCGAACACGTCGAGGATCGGAGCCTGCTCCACGACGCCGCCCTCGCGCAGCACGGTCACCTCGTCGGCCACCTGCCCGATGACGCCGAGATCGTGGCTGATCCACACCACCGCGGTGCCGAAGTCGCGCTGCAGGGTGCGGACCAGCTCGATGATCTGGGCCTGGGTGGTGACGTCCAGCGCGGTGGTGGGTTCGTCGGCGATCAGCAGTTCCGGGTCGCACGCGAGTGCGATGGCGATCATCACCCGCTGACGCTGGCCGCCCGAGAGCTGGTGCGGGTAGGCGTGCAGCCGTGTCGAGGGCTCGGGCAGGCCGACCGCGTCGAGCAGTTCCAGCGCCCGCGCCTGTGCCTCACGGCGCGTCACCCGACGGTGGGTCTCCAGTGACTCGGTGATCTGGCGCTCCAGCGTCAGCAGCGGATTGAGCGACGTGCCCGGATCCTGGAAGACGAATCCGATGCGGGAGCCGTGCACGCTGCGCAGCGTCCGCGGACTCGCGCCGACGAGCTGCACCGGCTCGTCACCACCCAGCGTGCTCGACCCGGACACCCGTGCCCCCGGCGCGTCGAGCAGACCTGTTGCGGCGAGCACCGTCATCGTCTTGCCGGACCCGGATTCGCCGACGATTCCCACCGTCTGCTCGCGGGCCACCTCGAATGACACGCCGTCGACGATCGTGCGTGCGCCGATGCGCACCCCGAGATCCTGCACCGTCAGCACCGTCATCGCTGCGCCCTCCGGGCTTCGGCGATGTTGCGCTGCTTGGGGTCTAGCACGTCGCGTAGCCCGTCGCCGAGCAGGTTGAACGCCAGCACGATCACCACGATCGTCGCGCCCGGGAACACCGCCATCCACCAGGCCATCGTGACGAACCCCTGTGAGTCGAAGATCATCCGGCCCAACGACGGTTGCGGAGGCTGGATCCCGAGGCCGAGGAAGGACAGCGCCGCCTCGGAGAGGATGGCGAACGCCAGGGACAGCGACGTCTGCACGATCAGCGGGCCTGCGATGTTGGGCAGGATGTGGCGACGCAGGATCACGTGATCGGGGGTGCCCATCGCGCGCGACACCGCCACGTACGGCTCGGTGCGCACACCCAGGGTGCTGGCCCTCGCCACCCGCGCGAAGATCGGCGTGTACACGATGCCGATCGCGAGGATCGTCGTCGTCACCCCCGGCCCCAGAATCGCGACGACGGCGAGCGCGAGCAGCAGCACCGGGAACGCGAACATCACGTCGACCAGGCGCATCAGCACGGTGTCCAGCCAGCCGCCGCGGTAGCCCGCGAGCACGCCGACCGTCACCCCGACCACGACGGCGAACGCGACACTGACCACGGCGATCCGCATCGAGGCCTGCGTGGCCACCAGCACACGCGACAGCACGTCGCGGCCCAACTCGTCGGTGCCGAACCAGTGCCCGCCGCTGGGCGGGCGCAGTGCGTCGGGCACGTCGACGTCGTTGACACCTTGCGGCGCAATCAGATTGGCGGTCACTGCGACGACGGCGACGGCCAGCAGGATCAGCGCGCTGACCGCGGTGACGGGATTGCGCAGCAGAAGCCGCCACGACGCGACGCGAGTGCTGTCGGTGGTCGTCATGCCAGCCGGATCCTCGGGTCGACCACCGCGTAGAGGACGTCGACGAGCAGGTTGATCGCCAGGAACAGCGCCGCGATCAGCAGCACCGCGCCCTGGATCACCGGGTAGTCGCGCGCGGCGACCGCGTTGTACACCAGCCGGCCCAGCCCCGGCCAGGCGAACACCACCTCGACGACGATCACGCCGCCCAGCAGCGTCGCGAGCTGAATGCCGGTGATGGTCAGGATCGGCACCAGCGCGTTGCGCACCGTGTGCCGGAAGGTGACGACGCGCGGCGGCAGCCCCTTGGACCGCGCGGTGCGCACATAGCCCATCGCGGCCACCTCGAGCACCGCCGCGCGCACGTAGCGCGTCATGATCGACGCGGCCACCACGCCGACCGTCAACCCGGGCAGGATGATGTGGCGCAGCCACCCCCCGGGATCGGAGAACAGCGGGCGGTACCCGGACGTCGGCAGCCACCCGAGCGTCGTCGAGAACAGCGCGATGAGCAGGATGCCCATCCAGAAGTCGGGCACCGAGACGCCGAACTGACTGGTAACCCGGACGATCGCATCGCTGACGCGGCCCTCCCGCAGCGCCGAGTAGGTGCCGGCCGGCAGCGCGATCGCCAGCGCGATGACGATGCCGGCCAGCCCGAGCGACAGCGTCGCGGGCAGCCGCTCCAGCAGGGTCACCGTCACCGGGTCGCCGTTGCGGAAGCTCACCCCCAGGTTCCCGGTCAGCGCCGAGCCCACGTAGCCGAAGAACTGCGACACGATCGGGCGGTCGAGCCCGCTGGCGCTGCGCAGCGCGTCGTACGCCTCCGGGGTGTAGCGGGTGCCCAGGGCGATGCGGACCGGGTCGCCCGGCACCAGGTGCACCAGCGCGAAGACCACCACCGTGACGCCGACCAGCACGACGAGCGAGTACAGCACCCGGCGCGCGACGAACCGGGCGATCGGATGGGTCAGTACCGTCGGCATGCTCATCACGACTCGCTCCCGCCGGTGTCGAGCACCGCATGCCGGAAGCGCACCGCACCGTCGCGGCGCGCCTCGTATCCGGTCAGCGCCGGATTCCACGCCTGGATCACCGACGAGTTGTACAGGTAGATGTAGCTGACCTTGTCGGCGATCAGCGTCGCGGCGCGCGCGTAGTCGGCGACCCGGGCGGCGTGGTCGGTCTCGACGCGGCCGGCGTCGAGCAGCCGGTCCACCTCGGGATCGGAGAACTTCTGCGCGTTGCTGGTGCCGTCGGTGTGGTGCTGGGCGTAGTAGAAGTCGTCGGGATCGATGTTGCCCAGCCACCCCAGCATGAGCATGTCGAAGTGGCCGGAGTTCTGTTCGTCGAGCCACGTCGCGAAGTCGACGGTGCGGATCTTGACGGTGAAGCCGAGCGGCGCGAGGTTGTCGGCGACGATCTGGGCCGCGGTCACCGTCTCCGGATACTCGGAGGTGACCAGCATGTCGAGATCGCCCGGCGTGACACCGGCCTCGGACAGCAGCTCGCGCGCCTTGTCCACACCGCCCTGGCGGTAGCGGTCGTACGGCGTGTACCACGGGTTGCCCTCGGGGATCGCGAGCTCGTTGGCCTTGGCGGTGCCGTAACTGGTCGCCTGCACGATCCCGTCCCGGTCGATGGCGTAGGCGATCGCCTGGCGGACTCGCACATCGTTGTACGGCGCGTGCGCCTCGTTGAGTGCCAGATACCAGTAGTCGTTGCTCGGGGTGACCGCCAGCTTCACCGAGTCGTCGTCGGAGAGCTGCTGAACCCGTTGCGGCGGAATCGAATCCGTCCAGTCCACTTCACCGGCCTGCAGCGCGGACAGCGCCGTCGACGGCTCGGAGATGAACCGGAACGTCACGCCGGGCACACCGGGCGGACCGTCCCAGTAGTCCGGATTGGCCACCAGCGAGATCGAGTCGCCGCTCTTGCGTCCGGCGAAGCGGAACGGCCCGGTCCCGACGGGATGAGTGGCGATCTGGCCACTCTCGACGTTGCGGCGCGACACGACCGCCATGCCCTTGAAGCCGCCGATGTTGGTCAGCATGTTCGGTGTCGGCCTGCTGACCCGGATCACGACGGTCGCCGGATCGGGCGCCTCGACGGAAGTGACCGCGCTGAACTTGTCGGAGTTGGCCAGCTTCTCGTCGATGATCCGGCGGTAGGAGAACACCACGTCGTCGGCGGTCAGCGGCGTACCGTCGTGGAATTTCACCCCTGGCCGGAGGTGGAACGTCCACTCCCGCTGGTCGGGACTGACCTCCCACGACGTGGCCAGCGCCGGGCGCATCTGCAGGTTCTCGTCGGGTTCGACCAGCGTGTCGAAGACGTTCTCGAGCACCTCGAACGAGAAGTAGGCCGTGGTCTTGTGCGGGTCGAGTTGATCGGGCTCCCCGGCGATCGCGGCGACCAGTGCACCCGAGGCGCCCTCGCCGAGATCGACCCGCCGGCCCGTCGAACACCCGGTCACCGACGCCACCATCACGACAATGGCGAGGACAGCGGTCCACACCGCGGTCCTCGCCATCATGTATCACCCCGGACTCGAGCCTGCTCGAAACCTGTTACCCGATGGTCTGACACGACAAACCCGTGACTTTGTCCGCGCCCGGCTGAAATACTCGTCGGCGTGATGATCGCGCGCGCACTGGCCGCCCTCCTGGTCGCCCTCGGCGCGGCCGTGACCTGGCCGGTACCGGCCAAGGCCGACCAGGTGATCGAGGGCATCTTCACCTACACCCCGGCCGAGGGGACACCGGGTCTGTGGACGATCTACCCGTCATGTGTGCCGGTGGTCGGCGATCTGCGTGAGCCCCTGTACCTGCCCGTGGGCTGTCGACTGCACGTCCAGGGGTCCACCGGCGTGACCGGCGGCGACGCCGTGCTGACCGGAGGCATGTGGGTCTTCACCACACCGAAGGACCGGGGCATGCAGTGCCCCGACGGCACCTGGGCGCCGACGGTCGAGGTGATCAAGTTCGACGACGTCACCATGACCGGCACGCGCAGCGTCACCCACAACGGCAACTGCGGCCTGCCGCCGGGGATCATCAACACCCCGTTCACGCTGGCCTACAAGGAACCGCTGCCGATCCCGGTCGACCGGTACCCCCTGATCTGCGAGCCGGGCGGACTGCGGCGCTGCTTCTGACGATCGGGAAGGTCGCCGACATCACCGGTCCGGGCATCACCGATCGGTGGGGCGTGACATGCGCCGACCTGGGGCAGTGCGTGCAGACCGCCGACGGGTCGCTGGTGGCGGTGTTCGGCGACACGTTCTCGGGCAGCCGAGTCGGCAGGGGCGACTGGCGGTCGCCGGTTGCGCTGATCGGCCGCGGCGACGCCCGTCACGCGATCGTGTGGGAGCGTGCCGGCGGCCCGGATCCCGACTATGCCCGCCGACTGCTGCCCTACGTCCACGACCACGCGGGCATCAGCACCGTGATCCCGTCGGATCTGCTGCGGATCGGGGACGCGATCTATCTGCACGCCATCGTCAACCGGGGGCTGGGCAACGTGCTGCACACCGAGCTCTGGCGTTCCGAGGACGGCGGGCAGCAGTGGCGCCCCCTCGGGGAGAACGCGACGTTCCCCGCGGAGCTGCACCACGGCCACGCGCAGTGCTGGTCGTGGGACCTGGACCCGGACTGCGGCTGGGTGTACGTGATGGCCACCGGCTTCCAGCGCGACAAGGGCATCATCGCGATGCGGGTGCGGCCGTCGGACATCGGTGACCGGTCGAAGTATTCGGCGTGGGGCCTTGCCGGTGGCCGGTGGGGGTGGGGTCGCAGAGCCACCCCGATCACGCCGCCCGGCGAGCGGTGGGGCGAGCTGACGTTCCGGCGGCTCGCGCCGCGCACCTGGGTGCTCGGCGGATTCTTGGCCTCGCGATACGCGTTGGGCTACCGGGTGATCGAGTCCCCGATGGTCGACGTGCGGACCGCGCCCCTGCAGCTGCCGGTGCGGGGCTGCGGGTGGCACGCCGAGGACCACGCCGGCAACCGCATCGCC
This window contains:
- a CDS encoding dipeptide ABC transporter ATP-binding protein, encoding MTVLTVQDLGVRIGARTIVDGVSFEVAREQTVGIVGESGSGKTMTVLAATGLLDAPGARVSGSSTLGGDEPVQLVGASPRTLRSVHGSRIGFVFQDPGTSLNPLLTLERQITESLETHRRVTRREAQARALELLDAVGLPEPSTRLHAYPHQLSGGQRQRVMIAIALACDPELLIADEPTTALDVTTQAQIIELVRTLQRDFGTAVVWISHDLGVIGQVADEVTVLREGGVVEQAPILDVFDRPRDDYTRDLLAARPVLNASGPQPVPDADPLLEVDGLDVSFTVSTPVGRSTIHAVKDVSLRVRRGTTLGLVGESGSGKSTVAAALTGLAKPDRGTATLAGADIFGVRRADVKALRRRIGLVFQDPFSSLNPRARVESSVAEPLAVHRLADGAAARRARVAELLDLVGLPAEFAQRYPHELSGGQRQRVSIARALAAEPDLLILDEATASLDVSVQARVLGLLARLQDELGLAYLLIGHDLAVIRQLSHDVLVMRDGEVVENRPAEELFSSPEHEYTRALLAAVPPVRPRAAV
- a CDS encoding ABC transporter permease, coding for MTTTDSTRVASWRLLLRNPVTAVSALILLAVAVVAVTANLIAPQGVNDVDVPDALRPPSGGHWFGTDELGRDVLSRVLVATQASMRIAVVSVAFAVVVGVTVGVLAGYRGGWLDTVLMRLVDVMFAFPVLLLALAVVAILGPGVTTTILAIGIVYTPIFARVARASTLGVRTEPYVAVSRAMGTPDHVILRRHILPNIAGPLIVQTSLSLAFAILSEAALSFLGLGIQPPQPSLGRMIFDSQGFVTMAWWMAVFPGATIVVIVLAFNLLGDGLRDVLDPKQRNIAEARRAQR
- a CDS encoding ABC transporter permease, with amino-acid sequence MPTVLTHPIARFVARRVLYSLVVLVGVTVVVFALVHLVPGDPVRIALGTRYTPEAYDALRSASGLDRPIVSQFFGYVGSALTGNLGVSFRNGDPVTVTLLERLPATLSLGLAGIVIALAIALPAGTYSALREGRVSDAIVRVTSQFGVSVPDFWMGILLIALFSTTLGWLPTSGYRPLFSDPGGWLRHIILPGLTVGVVAASIMTRYVRAAVLEVAAMGYVRTARSKGLPPRVVTFRHTVRNALVPILTITGIQLATLLGGVIVVEVVFAWPGLGRLVYNAVAARDYPVIQGAVLLIAALFLAINLLVDVLYAVVDPRIRLA
- a CDS encoding ABC transporter substrate-binding protein; amino-acid sequence: MARTAVWTAVLAIVVMVASVTGCSTGRRVDLGEGASGALVAAIAGEPDQLDPHKTTAYFSFEVLENVFDTLVEPDENLQMRPALATSWEVSPDQREWTFHLRPGVKFHDGTPLTADDVVFSYRRIIDEKLANSDKFSAVTSVEAPDPATVVIRVSRPTPNMLTNIGGFKGMAVVSRRNVESGQIATHPVGTGPFRFAGRKSGDSISLVANPDYWDGPPGVPGVTFRFISEPSTALSALQAGEVDWTDSIPPQRVQQLSDDDSVKLAVTPSNDYWYLALNEAHAPYNDVRVRQAIAYAIDRDGIVQATSYGTAKANELAIPEGNPWYTPYDRYRQGGVDKARELLSEAGVTPGDLDMLVTSEYPETVTAAQIVADNLAPLGFTVKIRTVDFATWLDEQNSGHFDMLMLGWLGNIDPDDFYYAQHHTDGTSNAQKFSDPEVDRLLDAGRVETDHAARVADYARAATLIADKVSYIYLYNSSVIQAWNPALTGYEARRDGAVRFRHAVLDTGGSES
- a CDS encoding DUF4185 domain-containing protein produces the protein MLLTIGKVADITGPGITDRWGVTCADLGQCVQTADGSLVAVFGDTFSGSRVGRGDWRSPVALIGRGDARHAIVWERAGGPDPDYARRLLPYVHDHAGISTVIPSDLLRIGDAIYLHAIVNRGLGNVLHTELWRSEDGGQQWRPLGENATFPAELHHGHAQCWSWDLDPDCGWVYVMATGFQRDKGIIAMRVRPSDIGDRSKYSAWGLAGGRWGWGRRATPITPPGERWGELTFRRLAPRTWVLGGFLASRYALGYRVIESPMVDVRTAPLQLPVRGCGWHAEDHAGNRIAQLYGGYLLPGSRLDVHGGVGLVVSQWHTDAGWPYRAMQFNVTLHDTRQREERRNP